In the Brachyhypopomus gauderio isolate BG-103 chromosome 4, BGAUD_0.2, whole genome shotgun sequence genome, one interval contains:
- the dcbld2 gene encoding discoidin, CUB and LCCL domain-containing protein 2, producing the protein MDASLMVGRGTGGAAIFVLIITLLLLLSARGSRAQKGDGCGHTVFGRGSGSLASLGYPLSYPTHSVCEWEITETAGHTLILRVADLDIDTQNCQVSYLRLFNGIGAARTEIVKLCHGDVSGPRVVEAASHQVTVQFMSGPHSHGRGFFLSYASSEQPDLITCLEKGTDFTAAEFSKFCPAGCLTDFGEVSGTIPHGYRDSSALCLAAIHAGVVSDTLGGKVSVVSSTGIPHYDSTLANNVTSVAGNLSPSLFTFKTSGCYGTLGLESGVVGDSQISTSSVWEWGRQGDEPSVWAASGARLKRAGLPWVAAHSDTQQWIQVDLKREKKITGIITSGSTLPEHQYYVSTYRVHYSNDGQDWKAYQEVGSNQDKVFQGNTNYLQEVRNNFIPPIEARFIKISPAQWNQRISLKMELLGCQLHTVRTRIIYPPPKRITTPPPQERTTHASDVQNVTVPPHTHTEVALVAVLVPVLVVVLTAPVLAVVCTWLWRSRKIPEATYDLPHWDRTVWWKSMKQLLPSKSDGEECVRYSSSARTDHQRPRVEPAEYAQPLVSGTMTSLGQRSTFKPEEGADPEYDAPLTPEQYHAYAEPLPASGAEYAIPIMIDRANHQSGGTLPFCGHGLVAQTDSDQSGRSMYDTPKNMTDQAEPAEGQLYQVPQNSSNTPCQEID; encoded by the exons GGGATGGCTGTGGTCACACGGTGTTCGGCCGGGGCAGCGGCAGCTTGGCCTCCCTGGGTTACCCCCTCTCTTACCCCACCCATTcggtgtgtgagtgggagatCACTGAGACGGCGGgacacacactcatcctgcGTGTGGCCGACCTCGACATCGACACGCAAAACTGCCAGGTGTCGTACCTGCGGCTGTTCAACGGGATCGGCGCGGCCCGGACCGAGATCG TGAAACTCTGCCATGGAGATGTGAGTGGGCCCAGGGTGGTGGAGGCCGCCAGCCACCAGGTGACGGTGCAGTTCATGAGTGGGCCACACAGCCACGGGCGTGGGTTCTTCCTCTCCTACGCTAGCAGTGAGCAGCCAG ATTTGATCACCTGTTTAGAGAAGGGAACCGACTTCACTGCAGCCGAGTTCAG tAAGTTCTGTCCCGCGGGGTGTCTGACTGACTTTGGAGAGGTGTCTGGAACCATACCCCATGGCTACAGAGAT TCCTCTGCATTATGTCTGGCTGCCATCCATGCAGGAGTGGTGTCAGACACTCTGGGGGGTAAGGTCAGTGTGGTGAGCAGTACAGGAATCCCACACTACGACAGCACACTGGCCAACAACGTCACCTCTGTGGC AGGGAACCTCTCTCCGAGTCTCTTCACTTTTAAAACCAGCG GCTGCTACGGTACATTGGGTCTGGAGTCGGGCGTGGTCGGCGATTCTCAAATCTCCACCTCctctgtgtgggagtggggccGTCAAGGAGACGAACCGTCTGTGTGGGCGGCCTCAGGGGCTAGGCTGAAGCGGGCGGGTCTCCCGTGGGTGGCGGCCCACAGTGACACACAACAGTGGATCCAGGTGGAtctgaagagagagaaaaaaataacag GAATCATCACCTCTGGCTCCACCCTACCTGAGCACCAATATTATGTTTCTACCTATCGTGTGCACTATAGCAATGATGGACAGGACTGGAAAGCTTATCAGGAAGTGGGCTCAAATCAAGACAAG GTTTTCCAAGGAAATACGAACTATCTTCAGGAAGTGCGTAACAACTTCATTCCTCCAATTGAAGCACGGTTTATCAAAATAAGCCCCGCCCAGTGGAACCAGAGGATTTCCCTCAAAATGGAGCTGCTTGGCTGTCAATTACACACAG TGAGGACACGAATAATTTACCCTCCCCCCAAAAGAATtactacccctccaccccaggAACGGACTACACACGCGTCAGATGTTCAGAACGTCACCGTGCCCCCGCACACTCATACCg AGGTGGCGCTGGTGGCCGTGTTGGTACccgtgctggtggtggtgctcaCGGCTCCTGTGTTGGCGGTGGTGTGCACGTGGCTCTGGAGAAGCAG GAAAATCCCTGAAGCGACGTACGACCTTCCGCACTGGGACCGCACAG tatGGTGGAAGAGCATGAAGCAGCTGTTGCCCTCTAAGTCAGATGGGGAGGAATGTGTGCGTTACAGCTCTTCTGCGCGAACTGACCACCAGAGACCACGAGTGGAgcctgcag AATATGCTCAGCCGCTTGTAAGTGGTACCATGACCTCTCTGGGTCAAAGGTCAACATTTAAGCCTGAGGAGGGAGCTGACCCTGAGTACGATGCACCCTTGACCCCTGAACAGTACCATGCCTATGCTGAACCACTTCCTGCTTCCGGAGCTGAGTATGCCATTCCCATCATGATTGACAGAGCCAATCACCAATCAGGAGGCACTCTGCCCTTCTGTGGCCACGGTTTAGTGGCCCAAACAGACAGTGACCAATCAGGGAGGTCCATGTATGACACGCCCAAAAACATGACAGACCAAGCTGAACCCGCAGAGGGGCAGTTATACCAGGTGCCTCAGAATTCCAGCAATACACCGTGCCAAGAAATAGACTGA
- the cmss1 gene encoding protein CMSS1: protein MGDDLGDEWWTQGEDSAVSNVQEDAQPEAKELTEHKAKKRKLASPKLDKVKKECFITKEKTEGEEETKKSRRRKKKKTITDVLASSEPAPGSPAELRSLLQSVFGATRSVIEQEELVLPESCFLTCNDLSHSLSSYLKEVCPKWSKVQKQHTQASSVLLLIICGSALRTIELIKQLTTFKGEAKVLKLFARHIKVEEQLKLLSKGVTHIGVGTPGRVNVLIQKEGLHLQALRYLVVDWNYRDQKQRKMMDVPEVKGEFVRLMETGIIKKCQEGAVKIGLF, encoded by the exons ATGGGAGACGATTTAGGAGACGAGTGGTGGACCCAGGGCGAAGATTcag CCGTGTCAAATGTACAGGAAGATGCACAGCCAGAAGCAAAAGAGCTCACGGAACACAAAGCTAAGAAAAGAAAACTTGCGTCGCCGAAACTAGACAAAGTCAAG AAAGAGTGCTTCAttacaaaagaaaaaactgaaggagaagaagaaacgAAGAAGTCCAGGAGAAGGAAAAAG AAGAAGACCATCACGGATGTCTTGGCAAGTTCAGAGCCTGCACCAGGCTCTCCAGCTGAACTGAGGAGCCTCCTGCAGTCTGTTTTTGGGGCAACGCGGTCCGTTATTGAACAGGAAGAGCTTGTTCTACCAG AGTCGTGCTTCCTGACATGTAATGACCTCTCGCACAGCTTGTCCTCCTACCTCAAAGAAG TTTGTCCCAAGTGGTCTAAAGtacagaaacaacacacacaggccagtTCAGTTTTACTGCTCATCATATGTGGCTCTGCCCTGCGAACTATCGAACTCATCAA GCAGCTAACCACATTCAAGGGAGAGGCTAAAGTGTTAAAGCTCTTTGCCAGACACATCAAAGTAGAGGAACAGCTGAAACTCCTCAGTAAAGGTGTGACCCACATAGGCGTGGGGACACCGGGCAGGGTGAACGTCCTCATACAGAAAG AGGGTTTGCATCTACAGGCACTGAGATATCTTGTAGTTGACTGGAACTACAGAGACCAGAAACAAAGGAAAATGATGGATGTACCAGAG GTGAAGGGAGAATTTGTGAGGCTGATGGAGACTGGTATCATTAAGAAGTGCCAAGAAGGAGCTGTTAAAATTGGGTTGTTCTAA
- the tmem30c gene encoding transmembrane protein 30C, producing the protein MAKKQVATGPFARRPDNSAFKQQRLPAWYPFLTPHTVLPVFYGLSLVCVLLGIWLLITVQNTYQLKVDYTNGSCNKCFEMRKYPTNATENCVCTVSFVLPKAFPGDVFFYYGLINFHQNLRRYMASRDDAQLVGRKTSLKAPSTYCDPFAYSDTGLPAAPCGAVANSKFNDSFRLVHHPLDGPAVPIPLHRKGIAWYTDKNIKFHNPPTNTTIQGAFQGTAPPLYWQKPVYNLDPVDPNNNGFINDDLIVWMRAAAFPNFKKLYGILNRGHALFSRGLPAGNYSIDIAYNFPVQYFQGRKEVVVSTVTWFGGQNYFLPIAYLVSSGVIFTAAIILTVVYVKVGRDGKNMEE; encoded by the exons ATGGCTAAGAAGCAGGTGGCCACGGGGCCGTTTGCTAGAAGGCCTGATAATTCGGCGTTTAAACAGCAGAGGCTGCCGGCCTGGTATCCCTTCCTGACACCACACACCGTGCTGCCCGTCTTCTACGGGCTCTCGCTCGTCTGTGTGCTTCTGGGAATCTGGCTGCTCATTACCGTTCAGAACACGTATCAGCtgaag GTTGACTATACAAATGGCTCATGCAACAAGTGCTTTGAGATGCGCAAGTATCCCACCAACGCGACGGAGAACTGCGTCTGTACCGTCAGCTTCGTCCTTCCAAAGGCCTTCCCG ggggATGTCTTCTTCTACTACGGCCTGATTAATTTTCACCAGAACCTGCGCAGGTACATGGCCTCCCGTGACGACGCCCAGCTGGTTGGGAGGAAAACGAGCTTGAAG GCCCCCAGCACGTACTGCGACCCATTTGCTTACTCCGACACAGGTCTGCCTGCTGCTCCCTGCGGCGCTGTTGCTAACAGCAAGTTCAACG ACTCATTTAGATTGGTGCATCATCCTTTGGATGGGCCTGCGGTGCCTATTCCACTCCACAGGAAGGGCATCGCCTGGTACACAGACAAAAACATCAAGTTTCACAACCCTCCAACAAACACAACAATACAGGGGGCCTTCCAAG GTACAGCGCCACCATTGTACTGGCAGAAACCAGTGTACAATCTGGACCCTGTTGATCCCAACAACAACGGCTTCATCAACGATGACCTGATCGTGTGGATGAGGGCAGCAGCCTTCCCCAACTTCAAAAAGCTCTATGGCATTCTCAACCGTGGCCACGCCTTGTTCTCACGCGGCCTGCCCGCCGGCAACTACAGCATCGACATCGCATATA ACTTCCCCGTTCAATACTTCCAGGGCAGGAAGGAAGTGGTGGTTTCCACAGTGACCTGGTTTGGTGGCCAGAACTACTTCTTGCCCATTGCGTACCTGGTGAGCAGTGGGGTGATCTTCACAGCGGCCATCATTCTCACCGTGGTCTATGTGAAGGTGGGCCGGGACGGAAAGAACATGGAGGAGTAA